The Maridesulfovibrio sp. genomic sequence TTGATTCTTGTCACAGCGTTTATTTCCCTCAGTCTTTTTAACTATAATGAGTCCCGTAAAAATATCCGTAAGGATATCGTTAATTCCTCACTTCCTTTGACCCGTGATAATATTTATTCCGAAATCCAGACTGTATTGATGCGACCTTTGTTCGTCTCATCGCTTATGGCGAACGATACTTTTCTCAAAGACTGGGCTGCAGGAGGGGAAAAGGATGTTTCGAAAATTAAAAGATATCTGGATGAGATTCAGGATAGATACGGATTTTTCACCGCATTTTTTGTTTCCGCTAAAACCGGAAAATATTATTATCCGGGCGGAGTTCTTAAAACCATTTCTCCTGAAGATGATCACGATGTCTGGTATTATGATTTCGTTAGCAGTGGCGAAAAACATGATTTGGATGTGGACTCCAATGAAGCTGCAGATAATATTCTAACTGTGTTCATCAATCACCGTCTGGTCAGTGAGAGTGGCGAGCTTTTGGGAGTTACAGGTGTTGGATTGAAAATGGACGATGTCTCCCGCTTATTGAAGTTTTTTTCTACAAAATACGGCAAGACCATTTTTCTGGTTGATAGAAACGGTCTGGTTCAGGCTCATCATAAAGTAGGCTTGATCGAGCAAATTAATCTAAGGCATATGCCGGGACATGGTAAAATCGCTTCTCAGGTTTTAAGTACTTCCGCAGAGCCCGCTACTTATGAATTCGAATTTGATGGAGATCGGATTTTTTTGACAGCCCGTTATATTCCTGAGTTGGAATGGCTTCTTATCGTTGAGCAAAATGAAAATGTATTGCTTGATGCAGCGCGGAAAAATTTTGTGAGAACCATTGTAGTCGGTGGTATTGCGACTCTTTTTATAGTGGTCCTGAGTATTCTTGTGGTCAATCATTTTCAGTTGCGTTTGGAAGATCAGGCCGAGTCTGATGAGTTGACCGGTTTAGGGAATCGGCGCTCTTTTGCACGAGTTTTTGAGTCCACTGTTTCGGGCCTAAAAAAGAAGCCCCGTCCTTTTTCTATTATTTTATTGGATGTTGACGGTTTCAAGCTGGTTAATGATAAAAGCGGCCATATAGAAGGAGACCGCATACTTAAGCAGATTTCTTCCATTATAAAATCTTCTGTGCGTGATTCTGATTTTTGCGCCCGCTGGGGCGGAGATGAGTTTCTCCTGCTGATCGACGGGGAAATAGATCTTGCCTTTGATGTGGCTGAAAGAATAAGAGAAGCTGTCAGCGGTGCAGGGAATGAAGACCTCTTAACCAGCGATTCCGGGGTAAAGGTCACAGTCAGTTGCGGGGTTGCCCGTTATACTGATGAGGATACCCTAGACTCCCTGATCGCAAGGGCGGATAAGGCTATGTATGAGTCTAAAATGCAGGGTAAAGATATGGTTATGAGAGGCTAAATGCTGTCTCTGAAATCGTATACGAAAGGTAGAGCTAAAACTTCCTGCGGACACATCTGCGTTTAAACACATCTAAAAAGTTAATCCACGTCCGGCACAATCTTACAAATATATCCGGTTAAAAGATCAAACAAATCCTTTTTTCGATTGTTGAAACGGAATTCCAGCTCCTTCAAATATAAAGGAAAGCGATGCGGGGATATCCCTTTGTAACGCTTGAAACGCTGACGGGCGAAATTCCAGAATTCTCCGCCCGAGATTTCAATGTGCGGGGTTATATCCGGGTATTTGCGGATATAATCCAGCGGCAGGGAGTCATCACCGCATAGTATCAGTGCATCATACTTCTGGTACCGGTCGGTGTGTATGATCGAACCATGACGGACTAGTTTGAGATGGAAATTGTGGTTGAAGTGAAATACAGATTCCGCAGTGATGTTCTGCATTAAATCTATGAATACCCAGCCGTTTTTTTCCATAATACCGAATACAGGTATAGTGCCGGTAGACTTCTTTGAAGGTACCCCGGTCAGCTTTTTGTTCTTGAGATGAGTGTGTAGACCGGTTTCGGGGCTTAGCAGTTGCTGGGCGTCAATTGCCTGCGCCAGAATTGCGAAACGCAGGGCCGTTATTGCCTTGTAAGTCGCGTTGTAAGAAAGTTCCAGATCAAGTGAAATGGCGTGGGCGGTGTGATCTTCAGCGAACATCTGGATTAATCTTATCCATTCACGGCAGGCTAGACCGCCGTTATTGATCCAGCGTCCGCTGAAATCCTGAAAGGTGTACTTGCAGGAAGAGCAGCGGTAGCGGTCACCGTTAAGGTTGTAGAGCTTATGCTCACGGCAGCGGGGGCAGAATGGTTTGCGGTCTCCCAATGCTTTGTGCAGCATAAATTTTCTGGCCTCCTCTTCTGAGGATGTCAGACGTTTCAGCTGCTCGTACCTGCTTTCGAATGCTGGGGGATCGGAATCCTCTATCCGCCTATGGCCGACATCTGTGTTACACATACACCTTCACTTCCTGATCTTTGTTCTAAGAGATGGTATCCCAGCGGTTTGTCGCGGGTTGCCGCAGCTATTACCCGGCGCAGTGTGTCATCGCCAAGCTTGGGGTTTCGTAAAATGTTACGCAGCCGGTATGTGCGGTCCGAGAAGAGGCAGGTACGCAGCTTGCCGTCGGAAGTAATGCGCAGCCTGTTGCAGGTGCTGCAGAAATGGGAACTTACCGGGGAGATTAAACCCAATCTGCCTTTGCCGTTTTCAATAGTGTACATGCGCGCGGGGCCCCGGTTCTCGGCAGTGCGTTTTACAGGGATCAGATTGGTTAACTGTCTGCCCTGCTCAAGAATATCGTCGGCGGACCAGAAGCGGCTGTCGGATTTGGTGTCGTCCCCCATAGGCATGAATTCAATGAAGCGTATGTCTATTGGGTGCTCCCGAGCGAAATCAATGAAGGATCCTAGCTCCTTGTCATTGATTCCTTTCATGGCCACGGCGTTGATTTTGATGCGTATTCCTGCAGACAGGCAGGCAGAAATAGCTGCAAGCACATCATTTAAATGATCTCGTCCGGTGACCTCGGCGAAAGTCTTGCGATCAAGTGTGTCCAGCGAGATGTTAAGCCTGCTGACTCCGATTTTTTTCAGTTCCGGCACCAGCGGCTCGATGAGTGTTCCGTTTGTGGTTATGCGTAGGTCCAGCTCCGGATGGCTGGACATGACCGAGGAAATGAAGCCCATAAATCCCCTGCGGGCAAACGGTTCTCCACCGGTCAGACGCAGTTTTGAAATATTCATGGAAGCAGCCAGATCCACCAGCCGCAACATTTCTTCATAGCGCAGGATTTCCGGGTGGGGGATGAATTTGAAGTCCTTGGTTACACAATACATGCAGCGCAGGTTGCAGCGGTCGGTAACGCTCAGCCTCAGGTAGTTTACAGTCCGGCCTATTTTGTCGGTAAGTATCATTTTAAAACCCCCAGACAGACAGTGTGCCCCGGCTGTAGCCTTCCTCTGCCGCCACAAAGTCCAGTGGCAGGGATTCAAGGTCATTGAGGGCTGGTATGGAAATCTTATCCAGTTTGCGGAAATCAGCAGTTTTCATATAAGTTTTGCAGGAATCGCAAACATCTACCCGGTAGCCGGGCGCTTCTTCCACAGTGAAAAATTTCAGATTGTCCGGGTTGTTTTCGTCGCAATAGGCACAAGCCATTCTGCGTACCCGGTATTCGGTGTGGCAGAAAGAACAGTTGGCGAAGCGGAAGCCCTGCTTGTGGTGCAGGGTATGCATGAAGGGAACGGAACCGCAGATGGGACAGTGCCCGTGGTTGCGAGGTGCGGGTTGTTCCAGTTCGAAATCCAGCTCGGCGGTGTCGGGTCTTTTGGAAGTGTCCGCTTCAAGCTCGGGCAGTTCTTTTGCCAGTGCAGCGGCAACAGTCTTTATGGAGGGAGTAAGTGCTGACTGGATGAGAAAACTAAGTGCACGCGGTGCCTCAGGCATTTTTTCCGCCCAGCCTAGAAAAAAATCGTCATCGGTTTTAAGGTAGGCGCTGAAAGCCTGTTTCAGGTCCAGTTTCCCGGAATTGATACTTTCGGTGATCAACAGGGAAGCTTCGGCGATGGGCCCTTCTTCTTTGCTGATCAGAAGGGCTATCTCTTCAATAAGCTTGCAAGCCTGTTTGTAATCATAAGTGAAGTCTTCACGGGCAAGCAGGGGGTGTCCCTGCAGGTTGCGGTCCGGGGAAGTGAGGTCAGTAGGTATCTCCGGGGCGGAGTGTTGCTGTGCCTCCAACTGGATTTCGGCAACGCTGGAAATCAAATTGACAAGTTCGTCCGGAAGGAAAGGCTTTTCCCGCAACTCGGAGATTTTTTTATCCAACTGTTCCCTGGCACTGCTGTAATCAAAACTCATTATAAAACACTCCTTAAGGACCCGGATGTAGGGTGGCCGGGTTGGTTTCATTCCTGTTAAAAAAAACATATGCCTTATCAGCTACAGCTGCATAGGAGTGCTAATTAGTCTTATTTTGGCACAAAGTCTAATTTATTATTATATAATGATTATTATGGAGTTCAAGGCATAATTGAAGTGAGCGGAAAGAATTACAGACCCTGGATTCGACCCCGGTCATTGTAGACCCAGAATCCGGTTTTGCTTATGTTGCCGATGAGGGTGATGCCTATTTTACGGGCCAGATCTACTGAGAAACTTGTTGCCACAGCTGTGGAAGCAAGTATGGGAACCCCGATGCGCACGGCCTTGAGCAGGATTTCGGATGCAACACGCCCGGTGGAGACGATCATTTTGCCGCCTGTTGGGACATCTTCAAGAAAACATTGCCCCACGATCATGTCGATGGCGTTATGCCGTCCGATGTCTTCGCGGAAATAGAGCATCTCTTCCGGTGTACACAGAGAGGAGTTGTGGCAGCCGCGTGTCTTTCCGTACAGGGTGGAGCGGGAGTGCAATTCATTGGCATGGGTCAGGATTTGCTCCGGGGTGACGATCAGTTTCGAGTTGATAGTCCGTTTTGATATGGTCGAGACATTGCGCCCGAAGTTGGTGCCTTTGCCGCACCCGGAAGTAATTGAATATTCGAGGACCCGTCCTTCCCAGGGATCGTGGCTGGTCTTGACATCGGCAATGATGCGGTCCTTGCCTTCTGTTATTTTCAGGTCGGTTATCTGGTCCCGTGAAGAAATATATGCGTCCGATTTCAAAAAACCGACAGTGAGGTAATCCGGATACCGGGCTGTGGTCAGCAGGGTTACTACTTCCCTGCCGTTAAGGTTGATGGTCAAAGGAATTTCAAGAATACTGCTGATTTCCTTTTCCTTGAATTCTCCACCGGAATATTCTTTTATTGTATAATTGAAGCTGTCTTTCATCATGTTCCACCTGATATATTTAACTCAGCATAGGGATAACAGACAATACGGGCAAGATCTTCTTTTTTGCGTCTGATTCAGCACATTTTCAGTGCAAAAACAGTTTAAGAATAAAAGTATAATTCTATCCATGTTGACATAGAGTATCCTTTCTGGTCTATATCTAAGCTGGTCACGATTGTTATCAAACGTGAACCTAATTAGCGGATGATCTGGATTTTTGAAATTTAAAACCGAGTTCTTTTTGGAGGAAAAATGAAAAAAATTAAAGTTTTACTTATTGCTATTGCCCTCGTTTCCCTGCTCGTTTCTCCTGGACTGGTCAAAGCTGAAACCCTGATGATGGCTACCACCACCAGTACGGACAACACCGGTCTTCTTGATGAACTGGCCCCAATGTTCCAAAAGGATACCGGCATTGAGTTGAAGTGGACTGCAGTTGGTACCGGTAAGGCTCTTAAAATGGGTCAGAACTGCGATGTGGACGTACTCATGGTACACGCTCCCGCAGCTGAAAAAAAATACGTTGATATGGGTGCGCTCAAAGACCGCCGTGAAGTTATGTACAACGATTTCGTGATTATCGGCCCCGCATCTGACCCTGCAGGCATTAAAGGTCTCCCCGTTGTGCAGGCCATGAAAGCTATCTCATCGTCCAAGGCTCCTTTCGTCAGCCGTGGTGATAACTCCGGTACCAACAAGAAAGAGATTTCTCTCTGGAAAGTTGCCGGTATGGCTGTTCCCGACAAAGCCCAGTGGTACATTCAGACTGGACAGGGTATGATCAAGAGTATCACCGTTGCTGAAGAGCGCGATGCCTACGTTATGACTGACCGTGGTACCTACATCAAGTACAGTGCCAATAAAAACGGTTCTCCTGAGCTGAAAGTTTTGGTTGAAGGCGATAAATCCCTTTTCAACCAGTACAGTGTTCTGGCTGTTAACCCCGCAAACTGCAAGAACGCCAAATACGAGTTGGCTACAAAGTTTTCCGAGTGGATGGCTTCTCCCAAAACCCAGAAAGCTATCGGCGACTTCAAGCTGCTCGGTAAAAAGCTTTTCATTCCTAACGCTAAATAGATCGTAATATAGAATGGAGCTTCATTGAAGCTCCATTCGTAAAAATATCTTTGCAATAAGCTTCGCTCTTGTTCTCCGCCAGCCCGTTTGCTATTAATTGAATTGCAATGAAAGGGGAGGCTTAATACTATATGGATTTCATTTTAAATGGTTTCTGGCAGGCATTCGTACTTTTGTTTTCCGCTGATCCAGAAACGTATTCCGCAATTTTTACAACCGTCAGTGTTACCACTATTTCCATCAGCGCAACCCTGATCCTGGGAGCGCCGTTGGGATTTCTGCTTGGTTATCACGAATTCCCCGGTAAAAAAACATTGCGCCTTATCTCCGATACCCTGCTGTCTTTTCCAACCGTTGTTATCGGTTTGCTGGTTTACGCCATGCTTTCCCGCAAAGGACCTATGGGCGAAATGGAGCTTCTTTTCACCATTCCCGGAATAGCTGTGGGACAGACTTTGCTCGGCCTGCCTATTGTCATCGCCATGATGGCTACTGCGGTGGAAAATCTTGACTTGCGCCTGAAGCAGACCCTGCTGACCCTTGGTGCATCGCACAGCCAGATTTTGCGTACAACACTTTGGGAGGCCCGTTACAGCCTTATCCTAGCCGCTGCAGCAGCCTATGGACGCATTGTTTCAGAAATCGGTATTTCCATGATGGTCGGCGGGAATATCAAGTGGCACACCCGGACTATTACAACAGCCATTGCTCTCGAGACGGGCAAGGGTGAATTCGCCATGGGGATTGCGTTGGGACTGGTCTTGATGATGATAGCTTTTACGGTCAATTTTTTTATGTCCGGTATCCGTAAAAGGGCAGGGCAGTAATGAAAGCATTGTACAAGCTGGAACAGGTCAGGCAGCGTTACAACGGGAGGCCTGTACTAAGCATTAGGGATTTTTCTATCAATGAAGGTTCAATTGTCGGTCTGGCAGGGCATAACGGAAGCGGCAAGAGTACTTTGATGCGCATGCTGGCTTTTCTGGAAAGTCCTGATTCCGGCAAAATATTTTATGACGGCAGTGAAGTGAAGGAACCGGCACTGTGGTTACGGCGTGAAGTTACCATGCTTACTCAGGAGCCGTATCTGCTTAAACGGTCTGTTGCCGCAAATGTCGCCTACGGCCTTGAATTGCGCGGTGAAAAGAATATTTCCGAAAGGGTCTGCGATTCCCTTGTCCGGGTTGGACTGGCCCCTGATAAATTTATGCATCGCAACTGGTTTGAACTCTCCGGCGGGGAGGCCCAGCGGGTGGCTCTGGCTGCGCGTCTGGTCTTGAATCCTCGGGTTTTGCTTCTTGATGAACCTACGGCCAGCCTGGACCTTGAATCCACCCGATTGATCCATGATGCGGCTGTTTCAGCCCGCGATGAGCAGGGGACGACCCTTGTAATTGTCAGTCATGATCATCTCTGGCTGGAAGATGTTTCTGATACGATTTTTCGCTTGGCGGACGGGCGTATGAACGACTAAGGGTGGCTTCTTATGATTTTTTTCGGCGCGGTATGTTTACCGCGCCTTTTTTTTGTTTTTGGGCTGACGTTTTTTTCAAGTGGATTTAGCCTCTTCAAGCTGTTATCCTGCCTTTAATCCCCGGAGCATGAGGAGGATACATGAAAAATTCCACTTTCAGGATCAAGAAGAAAAATGACCGCGATAGTCTGACCTCAGACATCAAAGACCATGTGATTTATTCCCTGAGCAAGGAAGTCAAAGACGCCAGCGAATGGGACGTGGGCAAGGCGCTGGCACTGGCGCTGCGCGACAGGCTGGTGGAGCGGATGATTGATACCCGTGACCGCTATCGCAAGGCCAAGGCCAAGCGTATGTACTATTTTTCTATTGAATACCTGCTGGGTCGTTGCCTTGGGAATAACCTGTGCAACATGGATCTTCTGGATATCTGTGGGGATATTTTCAAGGAGCTCGGATTTGATCTTGATGAGGTTCGGGCCAGTGAGCGTGATCCCGCTCTCGGTAACGGAGGACTTGGAAGGTTGGCGGCCTGTTTTCTCGATTCGCTGGCAACTCTCGCCCTTCCCGGTTGCGGCTATGGAATCCATTACGAGTATGGTTTATTCCGTCAATCCATCAGTAACGGATATCAGAAAGAATTGGCAGATTACTGGATGAAGAGCGGTATGCCGCTCCAGATTGCGCGCCCGGACCAGTCTGTGATCGTTCCGCTTTACGGCAGGGTGGAGAGCGCTGTCTCTCCCAGCGGTGAATACCTGCCCATGTGGGTTGACTGGGATGATATTATCGGTGTTCCATACGATATTCCAATAGTCGGTTACGGAGGTAAGACTGTTAATTACCTGCGGTTGTTTGCAGCCCGTGCGTCCGAAAATTTTGACATGGATATTTTTAACCATGGCGACTATATCAGGGCTGTACAGCGCAAAATTGAATCTGAGATGGTGTCCAAAGTTCTTTACCCCACTGAATCAGTCTCGTTCGGTAAGGAACTGCGTTTGGTGCAGGAGTACTTTCTCGTTGCCTGCGGTCTGCGTGATATTACCCGCAGGTTTTATGCCCAGAATAAAAATTTTCATGAGTTTGCCGATTACGTAGCCATTCAGCTTAACGATACCCACCCGGCTTTGACCGTGGTGGAACTGATGCGTTACCTTGTGGATGAAAAGCGTATTGACTGGGAGCGTGCATGGGAGATAACCCGCGCCTCCTGCGCTTATACCAACCATACCCTGCTGCCGGAGGCTCTTGAATGCTGGTCTGTGTCCCTGCTTGAAAAGGTTCTGCCCCGTCATTTACAGATCATCTATGAAATAAACCGCCGTTTTTTAAAACAGGTTAAAGGCAAGTATCCCGACAACACGGAAAAGCTGCGCCGCATGTCCCTGATATGCGAGGAAGGAACGAAAAATGTGCGCATGGCAAATCTTGCAGTAATCGGCTCGCATTCGGTTAACGGGGTGTCCGAACTGCATTCGGAGTTGGTCAAGACCCGGCTTTTTCCTGACTTTTATGAGTTGGAACCTGGAAAATTTAACAACAAAACCAATGGGGTCACACCCCGGCGCTGGCTGCTTAAGGCCAACCCCGCACTTGCGGAATTATTTATTGATATTCTCGGGAAGGCATGGATTACCGACCTCAGCGAGTTGCACAGGCTTGAAGGGCTGGTTAACGACAATGCTTTCCGGGAACGGTTTATGAAAGCCAAGCGGTCCAATAAAATTATCTTGGGCAATTATATCAAGGGAATGCTGGACATAGATGTATCGCCGGACTCCATCTTTGATATTCAGGCCAAGCGTATTCATGAATATAAGCGTCAGCTGCTTAATATGCTGCATGTCATTCATCTTTATCTTGAACTTGTGGATAACGATGTGGAACCTTTATGTGCCCGGACGTTCATTTTCGCGGGCAAGGCCGCTCCCGGTTATTGGGAGGCCAAACAGATCATCAAGCTGATCCATTCTGTGGCGGATGTGGTCAATAATGATCCCCGCGTAGAAGGTCTGCTCAAGGTGGCTTTTGTGCCTGATTACCGGGTTTCCCTTGCTGAGAAGATAATTCCTGCCTGCGATGTGAGTGAGCAGATTTCAACCGCCGGAACCGAGGCCTCGGGAACCGGTAATATGAAATTTGCCATGAACGGTGCTCTCACTATCGGTACCTATGATGGTGCCAATATTGAGATGCTGGAAGAGGTCGGTGCGGATAATTTTTATCTTTTCGGGCTGAAACAGGAAGAGGTGGAAAAAACATTGCACAGCGGGAGTTACCGTCCCCGTGAAATTTACGACCACAGCCCTGAAATACGGCAGGTGTTCAACGCATTGCTGGAGAACAGGTTTTCACACAAGGAGCCGGATTTATTCCGCTGGGTAGTGGATAAGCTGCTTTCCGACAATGAGCAGTATATGCATCTTGCCGATTTTAAAGCCTACATTTCAGCTCAGAGGCGTATAGATAAGGATTATGCGGATAAAGAACTCTGGGCGGGAAAGGCCATTCTGAATACTGCACGTATGGGAAAATTTTCAACTGATCGGACCATGCGCGAGTATGCAGAAGATATATGGAATATCAAGGCTGTAAGGTGATAAGTTAAGAGGACCGGTTAGCCCGGTCCTTTATTTATTTAACCTTTTTCAAACGCACGGCAGTACCGTAGCAGGAGTAGAATTTGTCGCCTTCCGGATGAAAGGAGACGGACTCCCGATAACCGACAATGGCATCTGCATTGGCGTCAATAGCCTGTGCAATGAGGCCGTAGAAAGCATTATCGAAATTGTAGCTTCTACAGACGATAAGGCCGAATGTGCCGAGGACTTCCCGGTTTGGAACTTCTTCTGTGGTCACTATTTTTACCTTGCCGCCGAGGTAAAGGGTGCGGGCCATGTCAAGACGCTGGTCTTTTTTGGCGTCTTCCAAGGACCTGCTTGGCTTGCGGCTGGGGCTTCCGAACATTAATGCCATATTTGAAATCCTTTTTTACAGTCAAAATTGATTGATGATTTCTGCCTCAAATATGAATTTATTTCAACTGAATGAATGCACTGATTACAGTTGTTTTGCATAAATCAGTCATAATTTTTTCCCAGCAGGGATATTTCAGCAAACAGCCGTTCAAGTTTTACGGATGTCTTTTCCAAGGCTTCACGGGCTTCTTGCATGAGGTCAGCTTTACAGGCTTTTTCCAACTCAAGCGTGGCTATGGCCAATTCCTGTGCGGAAATATTAGCGGCCGCTCCCTTCAGGGTATGTGCTTTATCTCCAGCTTCTTTGAGTTGCTTGTTTTGCAGCATGATTTGCATGTCTTTTTCAAAGTTGGCATTGTACTCCTTGAAGTTACGCAGAATACTCACCAGAATCCCCATATCTCCGCCGATGCGCTCCAATACCTCGTTGATATTTATTTCACGGCAGGCAGCTCCATCTTTTGTTACCTGTTCCTGTTGGTTTTGTCCGTCATTTTTCACGTGTTCCGCTGAGTTTTGCAGAGCTTTCTTTTTGAGCAGGTGAGCGCGGATGGTGCTGATCATCTGTTCTTTATCAATTGGTTTGGGAATGTAATCATCCATACCGGAGTTTAGGCATTTTTCTTTGTCACCGCGCATGGCGTGGGCGGTCATGGCTATGATGGGCAGGTCGGTCATCCCAAGTTCAGAGCGGATTTTTTTTGTAGCCTCGTAACCATCCATTTCAGGCATTTGAATGTCCATAAGAAGAATATCGTATTCAGTTTCCTGTACCATTTCCGTGGCGATTTTGCCGTTGGCTGCGGAATGAATTTCAATTCCTGTTGAAAGTAGAATCTGCTCTGCCACCTGCTGGTTGATGGGGTTGTCTTCAACCAGAAGCAGTTTGAATTCTTTAAATTCGTTTTCTACCTGTCTGGATGGTTCGTAAGAATATTCCTTGGGTATTTCGTAACCGAAGGTATCCAGAATTGAGTTGAACAGGGTCATCTGCTTGAGCGGTTTACTAAGCATCCGGTTGATTTGTGCCTTCTGGGCTTTTGCTAGTGCCGTATCCAGCTCGGTGGACGTAACCATCATGATTGGCAGTTCTTCTTTACTGTAAGTTTTGCGAATCTCGATACTTGCCTCATCCCCATTCATGCCGGGCAGTTTAAGGTCGAAGATAACCAGTTTAAACTGGTTATCCTTATTTTCAGCTATAAGCTTTAGCGCATTTTCCGCATCGACCACGCTGGTTGCCTGAAAGCCGAATTGTTTGAGATAGCGGACCAGTACGCTGCGCACAGCAAAGTTATCGTCTACAACCAGAACAGGGGTATTCTGCAATTCCTGTGGAAGTGCAAAATCTCTGGAGACATGTTCAGCGGCAACTTCGGGAGTTATGGTAAAGAAAAAAGTGCTTCCTTTTTCTGGTTTACTCCGGAACCAGATTTTCCCGCCCATGAGTTCTACAATACGTTTGGAGATGGAAAGTCCAAGTCCGGTTCCACCGTATTTACGGGTGGTTGATCCGTCTGCCTGCTTGAATTCCTCAAAAAGATGGGGCTGCACTTTTTCTGGAATCCCTATTCCGGTGTCTTTGACGGCGAAAACAATCTCTGACTTATGTGTATCTATCTTAGCTGCAGAGACGGTGATGATAATTTCTCCTTTGCTGGTGAATTTGAAGGCGTTGGCGGTAATATTGATTAGTACCTGTCGCAGGCGCAGAGGGTCGCCGATGATTCTTTGCGGCACTCCCGGCCTGATATCGATAACCAGTTCTGTCTGCGAGGCCACCATCTGTTCCACAAAGAGATCACTTATATCGTGAATGAGTTGATGCAGGTTGAAATTTACTTTTTCGAGACTGAGTTTTCCTGCCTCAATTTTAGAGAAATCAAGTATGTCATTGATCAGTCGCAGCAGCACCTTGCCGGAACTGATAATAATTTTTAAAAATTCACGTTGCTTGGATGAAAGATTAGTCTCCATGGTCAGGTCTGCCATACCTATGATGGCATTCATGGGGGTACGGATCTCGTGACTCACATTGGCCATGAATTCACTTTTGGATTTTGATGCGGCTTCAGCTTCATTCTTTGCCGTTTCCAGCTTGCGGTTGATTATTTTAAGTTCGCGGTAGCTGTTTTCAAGGTTCTTGTTGCTCTGATGTATTTTTTCCTGCAGCTGTCCACTGTACTGTTTGAGTTTGAGGTCCTGCTCTTCAATCTGCTGCAGCATATTGTTAAAGTTTTCAACGAGGCTCTTCATTTCTCCCTTACATTCAATCTGCACCCTTGAGCTGTAGTTTTTATCCAAGGAGATCTGCCGGGCTGTCTGACTGAGTTTCGCAATCGGGGAAATCAGAATCTTGCGCAGGGTCACGAACAGGGCCATGTTAATCAGGATAACCAGCAGCATGGTTCGCAGCAGGGAATTAAGCAGGGAATGGTACAGTTCATTATCAATGAATTTGGGGGACAGAAATATTTCCACAGCTCCTATGGGCTGTTTCATGATGGATATTTCCGCTTTTCGCTTTACAAAGTTGCCTATGGGCCAGGTGTTGAAATTAATTATTTCCAAATTTTCATTGCGTATTTTACCGGCAAAAACATTGTTGCCATTATCTTCCGTAACCAGAATGGCCTTGATGCGTTTATCATTCATCTCAGACAGCAGGATTCGGTTGATGGCTGCTTGATCAACGTTCCAGAGAGGTGTTATCAGTGATTCGGAAAGTCTTTCGGCCAGACCGTCGGCTTTCTGGTTCAGTTCTTTGAACATGTCACTACGCATGGAGCTGTAGTCGTAAGCTCCTGAAACAAAGAACGAAATGAGCGATATTGCTACAATAAGCAATCCGATTCTTGTCTGAACTTTATCTATTTTTAACAATTTCAATCCATTG encodes the following:
- the fdhD gene encoding formate dehydrogenase accessory sulfurtransferase FdhD codes for the protein MMKDSFNYTIKEYSGGEFKEKEISSILEIPLTINLNGREVVTLLTTARYPDYLTVGFLKSDAYISSRDQITDLKITEGKDRIIADVKTSHDPWEGRVLEYSITSGCGKGTNFGRNVSTISKRTINSKLIVTPEQILTHANELHSRSTLYGKTRGCHNSSLCTPEEMLYFREDIGRHNAIDMIVGQCFLEDVPTGGKMIVSTGRVASEILLKAVRIGVPILASTAVATSFSVDLARKIGITLIGNISKTGFWVYNDRGRIQGL
- the moaA gene encoding GTP 3',8-cyclase MoaA — its product is MILTDKIGRTVNYLRLSVTDRCNLRCMYCVTKDFKFIPHPEILRYEEMLRLVDLAASMNISKLRLTGGEPFARRGFMGFISSVMSSHPELDLRITTNGTLIEPLVPELKKIGVSRLNISLDTLDRKTFAEVTGRDHLNDVLAAISACLSAGIRIKINAVAMKGINDKELGSFIDFAREHPIDIRFIEFMPMGDDTKSDSRFWSADDILEQGRQLTNLIPVKRTAENRGPARMYTIENGKGRLGLISPVSSHFCSTCNRLRITSDGKLRTCLFSDRTYRLRNILRNPKLGDDTLRRVIAAATRDKPLGYHLLEQRSGSEGVCVTQMSAIGG
- a CDS encoding transposase, translated to MCNTDVGHRRIEDSDPPAFESRYEQLKRLTSSEEEARKFMLHKALGDRKPFCPRCREHKLYNLNGDRYRCSSCKYTFQDFSGRWINNGGLACREWIRLIQMFAEDHTAHAISLDLELSYNATYKAITALRFAILAQAIDAQQLLSPETGLHTHLKNKKLTGVPSKKSTGTIPVFGIMEKNGWVFIDLMQNITAESVFHFNHNFHLKLVRHGSIIHTDRYQKYDALILCGDDSLPLDYIRKYPDITPHIEISGGEFWNFARQRFKRYKGISPHRFPLYLKELEFRFNNRKKDLFDLLTGYICKIVPDVD
- a CDS encoding sensor domain-containing diguanylate cyclase, translating into MTVRVKLIIVLTLILVTAFISLSLFNYNESRKNIRKDIVNSSLPLTRDNIYSEIQTVLMRPLFVSSLMANDTFLKDWAAGGEKDVSKIKRYLDEIQDRYGFFTAFFVSAKTGKYYYPGGVLKTISPEDDHDVWYYDFVSSGEKHDLDVDSNEAADNILTVFINHRLVSESGELLGVTGVGLKMDDVSRLLKFFSTKYGKTIFLVDRNGLVQAHHKVGLIEQINLRHMPGHGKIASQVLSTSAEPATYEFEFDGDRIFLTARYIPELEWLLIVEQNENVLLDAARKNFVRTIVVGGIATLFIVVLSILVVNHFQLRLEDQAESDELTGLGNRRSFARVFESTVSGLKKKPRPFSIILLDVDGFKLVNDKSGHIEGDRILKQISSIIKSSVRDSDFCARWGGDEFLLLIDGEIDLAFDVAERIREAVSGAGNEDLLTSDSGVKVTVSCGVARYTDEDTLDSLIARADKAMYESKMQGKDMVMRG
- a CDS encoding substrate-binding domain-containing protein, with protein sequence MKKIKVLLIAIALVSLLVSPGLVKAETLMMATTTSTDNTGLLDELAPMFQKDTGIELKWTAVGTGKALKMGQNCDVDVLMVHAPAAEKKYVDMGALKDRREVMYNDFVIIGPASDPAGIKGLPVVQAMKAISSSKAPFVSRGDNSGTNKKEISLWKVAGMAVPDKAQWYIQTGQGMIKSITVAEERDAYVMTDRGTYIKYSANKNGSPELKVLVEGDKSLFNQYSVLAVNPANCKNAKYELATKFSEWMASPKTQKAIGDFKLLGKKLFIPNAK
- a CDS encoding formate dehydrogenase accessory protein FdhE, with product MSFDYSSAREQLDKKISELREKPFLPDELVNLISSVAEIQLEAQQHSAPEIPTDLTSPDRNLQGHPLLAREDFTYDYKQACKLIEEIALLISKEEGPIAEASLLITESINSGKLDLKQAFSAYLKTDDDFFLGWAEKMPEAPRALSFLIQSALTPSIKTVAAALAKELPELEADTSKRPDTAELDFELEQPAPRNHGHCPICGSVPFMHTLHHKQGFRFANCSFCHTEYRVRRMACAYCDENNPDNLKFFTVEEAPGYRVDVCDSCKTYMKTADFRKLDKISIPALNDLESLPLDFVAAEEGYSRGTLSVWGF